In Crinalium epipsammum PCC 9333, the following are encoded in one genomic region:
- a CDS encoding cation diffusion facilitator family transporter produces the protein MTEVTQRYRAIRLVLLIMLWLTLFVLSVKVSVGWTTRSLSVLAESLHTLISSFSTLLSLLTTSATDRPMGREIYGHGKRETVLTLLLAGFLGFACINLLWMTANQFIAANDGANLPFPINASLPLIGVLVMMIATSLGLAFLGLYEARMLNSPSLRFSAGQILKDVGLSLLVLGGLAAVFWDVIWLDLLLAILLVILAVFSNWQVLNWHLPQLVQQSAIAPDVLAQIARHVGGVTHCYRIRSKGIVGRMVYVQMYLILHPDFREVTATIAERIEIAIQERFGPVKVTFYIEEDVLMQQPPSDSRGRNNPGNYQG, from the coding sequence ATGACCGAGGTAACACAACGCTATCGGGCAATTCGCCTGGTTTTACTGATTATGCTGTGGCTGACATTGTTTGTATTGTCAGTCAAAGTTTCAGTAGGTTGGACAACGCGATCGCTTAGTGTACTTGCAGAATCACTGCATACTCTAATTAGTAGCTTTAGCACCCTACTAAGTTTATTAACTACAAGTGCAACTGACCGCCCAATGGGACGCGAAATCTACGGTCATGGTAAACGGGAAACTGTATTAACGTTGCTATTAGCAGGATTTTTAGGCTTTGCCTGCATAAATCTGTTATGGATGACAGCTAATCAGTTTATCGCTGCTAATGATGGCGCAAACTTACCGTTTCCTATTAATGCCAGTTTACCCCTGATTGGGGTACTGGTGATGATGATAGCAACTAGCTTGGGTTTAGCTTTTCTGGGTTTATACGAAGCTAGAATGCTCAATAGCCCTAGCTTACGTTTCAGTGCTGGTCAGATCCTCAAAGATGTTGGTTTATCTCTATTAGTTTTGGGTGGTTTAGCAGCAGTTTTTTGGGATGTAATTTGGCTCGATTTGTTACTAGCTATTTTGCTGGTAATTTTAGCTGTGTTTAGTAATTGGCAAGTGTTGAATTGGCACTTACCGCAATTAGTCCAACAAAGTGCGATCGCTCCAGACGTTTTAGCTCAAATTGCCCGTCATGTGGGAGGCGTTACCCACTGTTACCGCATCCGCTCTAAGGGCATTGTGGGGCGGATGGTATACGTGCAAATGTATTTGATTTTACACCCAGATTTTCGCGAAGTTACTGCCACAATTGCTGAACGCATTGAAATAGCAATTCAAGAACGCTTTGGTCCAGTTAAAGTAACTTTCTATATCGAAGAAGATGTGCTAATGCAGCAACCTCCTAGCGACTCCAGAGGTAGAAATAATCCTGGCAATTATCAGGGCTGA
- a CDS encoding type IV pilin-like G/H family protein: MSNNFLNLSPKQLSFIKTSKLLKSSIFVGLVSALGVTITATALLPPLLAQFPIGIVDKARASEPKLTLRNLNQAQKIYYAQKGKFATSIAQLSASVNPDTQNYRYRIVTNPKLPRQVMMTAQAKRNDVKSYTAAMFVTTVNRNQLTVSGVCETVTASSKLPAMPKPPKKGSVQVQCPAGSRLVVK, from the coding sequence ATGAGTAACAATTTTTTAAATTTATCCCCTAAACAATTAAGTTTTATAAAAACTAGCAAGCTGCTTAAATCCAGCATATTTGTGGGGCTAGTTAGTGCGTTGGGTGTAACTATCACAGCTACAGCCTTGCTACCACCGCTACTAGCTCAATTTCCTATCGGAATTGTAGATAAGGCGCGAGCATCGGAACCTAAACTTACCTTGCGTAATCTCAACCAAGCCCAAAAAATTTACTACGCTCAAAAGGGAAAATTTGCTACAAGTATTGCTCAGTTGAGCGCCAGTGTTAACCCAGATACACAGAATTATCGCTACCGAATTGTTACTAACCCAAAACTGCCTCGCCAAGTAATGATGACTGCTCAAGCAAAGCGAAATGATGTTAAAAGTTATACAGCAGCAATGTTTGTGACTACAGTTAATCGTAACCAATTGACCGTTTCAGGTGTTTGTGAAACTGTTACAGCATCATCTAAACTTCCGGCAATGCCAAAACCTCCCAAAAAGGGTTCAGTGCAAGTTCAATGTCCGGCAGGTTCCCGTCTGGTAGTAAAATAA
- a CDS encoding Npun_F5560 family protein, which translates to MTKTETPTLPKLQSEVARLREELQMRDQLVQQLSQELFRLVKGNATFMPKPEVSEHQIAEVKLLREQLQEVEQQVTFYQEQISDRDGEIHQLRQSVQELSDRSRMLEQVVQELPQIYRQKFAERMVPLKERVTMLQRENRQLHAELRSVSYRLAVRSRNIGKIDLPTFNRVSVGPIPTYGNL; encoded by the coding sequence ATGACCAAAACAGAAACACCAACCCTACCAAAGCTTCAATCAGAAGTTGCTCGTCTACGAGAAGAGTTACAAATGCGAGATCAGCTAGTACAGCAGCTATCTCAAGAACTCTTTCGACTTGTCAAGGGCAATGCAACCTTCATGCCCAAGCCAGAGGTTTCTGAGCATCAAATAGCAGAAGTTAAACTGCTGCGGGAACAACTGCAAGAAGTAGAGCAGCAAGTAACGTTCTATCAAGAGCAAATTTCTGATCGTGACGGTGAGATTCATCAATTACGGCAATCTGTCCAAGAATTGAGCGATCGCAGTCGGATGCTAGAACAAGTAGTCCAAGAATTGCCCCAAATTTATCGCCAGAAGTTTGCAGAAAGGATGGTACCGCTCAAAGAAAGAGTGACAATGCTGCAACGAGAAAACCGCCAGCTTCATGCAGAACTGCGTAGCGTCAGCTATCGTTTAGCTGTCAGAAGCCGTAATATTGGCAAAATTGACTTACCAACTTTTAATCGCGTCAGTGTTGGACCCATTCCTACTTACGGGAATCTATAA
- a CDS encoding phosphatase PAP2 family protein, whose product MFPNNLKQIFQSFLKFFKDLLIARRSSLLVLLIGVFFPLQIFGSLAEDVWEKQGGFPWDVPILLAVHSTAQPQLDAFASLLTKLGVFWGVFPVAIITAFILLIRRKKLSLAYLVTTLLGSIIINRSVKVLLHRVRPNLWESPAPELDYGFPSGHAMSSMTLVAALTVLTWNTRWRWLVLIVGGLFVLAIGWTRLYLGVHYPSDILAGWMVSIAWAIGVSLLIKPNSTKQKSIGKEVVKNH is encoded by the coding sequence ATGTTTCCTAATAACTTAAAACAAATTTTCCAATCTTTTTTAAAATTTTTCAAAGATTTACTAATAGCCCGCCGTAGCTCCTTGTTAGTACTACTAATAGGGGTTTTCTTCCCCCTACAAATTTTTGGGAGTTTAGCAGAAGACGTTTGGGAGAAGCAAGGAGGCTTTCCGTGGGATGTACCTATTCTGTTAGCAGTTCACTCAACTGCCCAACCACAACTAGATGCCTTTGCTTCATTACTAACTAAACTGGGAGTATTTTGGGGAGTATTTCCCGTTGCTATAATCACCGCATTTATATTGCTTATCCGGCGAAAGAAACTCTCCCTAGCTTATTTAGTGACTACATTATTAGGAAGCATTATTATTAACAGAAGCGTAAAAGTATTGTTGCATCGAGTTCGCCCTAATTTGTGGGAGTCACCCGCGCCAGAGTTGGACTATGGATTTCCTAGCGGACACGCCATGTCAAGCATGACTTTAGTTGCAGCCTTAACTGTTTTGACTTGGAATACGAGATGGCGTTGGCTAGTACTGATTGTTGGAGGTTTGTTTGTATTAGCAATAGGCTGGACTCGTTTATATCTTGGGGTTCATTATCCCAGCGATATTCTAGCAGGATGGATGGTTTCTATAGCATGGGCAATTGGAGTAAGTTTATTGATTAAACCAAATTCCACCAAGCAAAAGTCGATAGGTAAGGAAGTCGTCAAAAACCATTAG
- a CDS encoding thermonuclease family protein — MTGKKKINQQPLIWVGAFILLLSLLGCENLFKPSTTKSPTYSVKRVSDGDTLAVTDSSGNNFNVRFACMDAPEIAHSNAEKQSKKAVDKNQFKWGVQAQQRLQKLVEQGSDRVALTVTDTDRYGRKVSEVRLPNGTLVQEVLIRDGLAMVYTPYLKNCPSAAVVKQAEAEAKQARRGIWGDSKFVPAWEFRKEQRQAKAKQ; from the coding sequence ATGACTGGCAAAAAGAAAATAAACCAACAACCTCTGATCTGGGTAGGTGCATTTATCCTGCTCTTAAGTTTGCTTGGGTGTGAAAACTTGTTCAAGCCTTCCACAACAAAATCACCCACCTATTCTGTAAAGCGAGTTAGTGATGGCGATACTCTGGCTGTAACTGATAGTAGTGGTAATAATTTTAATGTACGCTTTGCCTGTATGGATGCACCAGAAATTGCACATTCAAACGCAGAAAAGCAAAGTAAAAAAGCAGTAGATAAAAATCAATTTAAATGGGGAGTACAAGCGCAACAGCGTTTACAAAAACTTGTGGAACAGGGAAGCGATCGCGTAGCATTAACTGTAACCGATACTGATCGCTATGGGCGCAAAGTAAGCGAAGTACGCCTGCCTAATGGCACTTTAGTACAAGAAGTATTAATTCGTGATGGACTAGCAATGGTTTACACGCCTTATCTGAAAAATTGTCCTAGTGCAGCAGTTGTTAAACAAGCAGAAGCAGAAGCGAAGCAAGCACGACGTGGTATTTGGGGAGACTCCAAATTTGTCCCTGCTTGGGAGTTTAGAAAAGAGCAACGTCAGGCGAAAGCAAAGCAGTAA
- a CDS encoding phosphoglucomutase/phosphomannomutase family protein, with amino-acid sequence MSTASSSQQIKFGTDGWRGIIADDFTFANVCKVTRAIANYLETAYSKDRPVLIAYDTRFLADQFAHTAASVLADLGWTVLVTDRDCPTPVIAYNARLLNSAGALMFTASHNPAPYCGIKYIPDYAGPATPQITDTIVANIEGATDQPPSGSNLDKISTFDPKPEYLKFIYTLIDVERIKSAKLKVKYDALYSTSRGYLDTVLEHCGCETESFHTYRDVLFGGGMPEPKGEQLIELVEAVKKDHADIGLATDGDSDRFGIVDEQGNVLTPNTVLLLLARHLSKNKGKTGAIVRTVATTHLLDNLAGKYGLQIYETAVGFKYIGEKMRETQVLIGGEESGGLSVIGHIPEKDGILADMLVAEAIAYEGKPLSQLVAEAIAEADGPLYNNRLDLHLEEAHKAAVLDSFTKNPPAEVSGIKIKEVGRKDGIKLYLEEGSWVLLRPSGTEPLMRVYMETNTPEKLGQIAQYMESMIADLKPVGV; translated from the coding sequence ATGAGTACAGCCAGCAGTTCACAACAGATTAAGTTTGGCACCGATGGATGGCGCGGAATTATTGCAGATGACTTTACTTTTGCTAATGTCTGTAAGGTTACACGCGCGATCGCAAATTATTTAGAAACCGCTTACTCAAAAGATAGACCTGTTTTAATTGCCTACGATACCCGCTTTTTAGCTGATCAGTTTGCCCATACTGCGGCTTCTGTGCTGGCAGATTTAGGTTGGACGGTACTTGTGACGGATCGCGATTGTCCCACGCCTGTAATCGCTTACAATGCCCGTTTGCTAAATTCTGCTGGGGCGCTGATGTTCACCGCCAGCCATAACCCAGCACCTTATTGTGGGATTAAATATATTCCTGACTACGCGGGACCTGCAACGCCACAAATTACCGATACAATTGTTGCCAATATTGAAGGGGCAACGGATCAGCCTCCAAGTGGTAGCAATCTTGATAAAATTTCTACTTTTGATCCTAAACCAGAGTACTTAAAGTTTATTTACACTCTGATTGATGTTGAGCGGATCAAGAGTGCCAAGCTAAAGGTTAAATATGATGCGCTTTATTCGACTTCTCGTGGCTACCTGGATACTGTTTTAGAACACTGTGGCTGTGAGACAGAATCTTTCCACACCTACCGTGATGTATTATTTGGTGGTGGAATGCCAGAACCCAAGGGAGAACAACTAATTGAGTTAGTTGAAGCGGTGAAGAAAGATCACGCTGATATAGGTTTGGCGACGGATGGAGATAGCGATCGCTTTGGCATTGTTGATGAACAAGGTAATGTTCTCACACCTAACACTGTACTGTTACTTTTAGCCCGTCACCTCAGCAAAAATAAAGGTAAAACAGGGGCAATTGTTCGCACTGTTGCTACTACTCACTTGCTAGATAATTTAGCTGGTAAGTACGGTTTGCAAATCTATGAAACTGCTGTAGGTTTCAAATACATTGGGGAGAAGATGCGCGAAACCCAAGTATTAATTGGTGGTGAAGAATCTGGTGGTTTAAGTGTGATTGGGCATATTCCCGAAAAAGACGGGATTTTAGCAGATATGCTAGTTGCAGAAGCGATCGCTTATGAAGGTAAACCTTTAAGTCAGTTAGTTGCAGAAGCGATCGCGGAAGCTGATGGACCTCTCTACAACAATCGCCTTGATTTACACTTAGAGGAGGCACATAAAGCTGCTGTGCTAGATTCTTTCACCAAGAACCCACCCGCAGAAGTTTCAGGCATCAAAATTAAGGAAGTAGGACGTAAGGACGGTATTAAACTTTACTTAGAAGAAGGAAGTTGGGTGCTGTTGCGTCCATCGGGTACTGAACCTTTGATGCGCGTCTACATGGAAACTAATACTCCTGAAAAATTGGGTCAAATTGCTCAATACATGGAAAGTATGATTGCTGATTTGAAACCAGTGGGAGTGTAG
- the polA gene encoding DNA polymerase I: protein MSDTTSTSNPSKAAESDSQTQPLLILVDGHSLAFRSYFAFAKGRDGGLKTKMGIPTSVCFGFLKSLYEVITSQQAQALAIAFDTREPTFRHEAYADYKAGRTETPEDFITDRQNLEELLRAFNLPIVTAPGYEADDVLGTLAIKGSAAGYRVKIVTGDRDLFQLVDPESGISVLYLGNSFWQRSVNAGPVEMGVEEVKQKLGITPAQVVDYKALCGDPSDNIPGVKGIGDKTAVKLLNEYGSLEQIYANLEQIKGAVKTKLENSKKEAYDSQHLAQIVLDLPLDVTLEDCQLRGFDRSALEPILEKLEFKFYLGKIPQLQQAFGGQVSEEPTTEKNNTSSDTTYLEYLDVGETAETDDLWFFSAEDTKNDQQEKASPIQPQIIDTEEKLNTLVKRLKTYTSDDTPIAWDTETTDLDPLIAELVGIGCCWGCVPTEMAYIPVGHKTGKNLDKATVLEALRPILESDRYPKALQNAKFDRLVLRVQGIKLAGVIFDTMLASYVLNPENSHSLSQLSQRYLKITPKTYSDLVPKGKNIGDIDIPSVADYCGMDVYTTFGLVSKLRTELEAVPTLHKLLIEVEQPLEEVLAEMEYTGIRINAPYLNELSEQLEKELTKIEQQAYEIAGEEFNFGSPKQLSVLLFEKLQLDFKKSRKNQSGYSTDAATLEKLQGDHPVVDLILQYRTLAKLKSTYVDALPALMVSKTQRVHTDFNQTGTTTGRLSSSNPNLQNIPIRTAFSRQIRKGFVPEPGWLLVSADYSQIELRILAHLSKEPVLVTAYKQNEDIHTVTARLLFEKDTITSEERRLGKIINFGVIYGMGAQRFAREAGVKASEGKEFIEKFNQRYPAVFDYLESMKRNAIAHGYVETILHRRRYFNFEAGSLRKKKGSNPNDINLNEIKSLGQADAQLLRAAANAPIQGSSADIIKIAMAKLHKVLQNYQARLLLQVHDELVFEVPPKEVEELQQKIRSTMENAVQLEVPLVVDIRSGQNWMEAK from the coding sequence ATGTCTGACACTACCTCTACTTCTAACCCCTCCAAAGCTGCTGAATCTGACTCCCAAACGCAGCCTCTATTAATTTTGGTTGATGGTCACTCTTTAGCATTTCGCTCTTATTTTGCTTTTGCTAAAGGGCGAGATGGCGGTTTGAAAACCAAAATGGGTATTCCTACCAGTGTGTGTTTTGGTTTCCTTAAGTCGCTTTATGAAGTAATTACATCACAGCAAGCACAAGCTCTAGCGATCGCATTTGATACCAGAGAACCTACTTTCCGTCACGAAGCTTACGCTGACTATAAAGCAGGTCGCACTGAGACACCAGAAGATTTTATTACCGATAGACAAAATCTTGAAGAACTGCTCAGGGCTTTTAATTTACCAATTGTAACCGCACCAGGTTATGAAGCAGATGATGTTTTAGGAACTTTAGCGATTAAAGGTAGTGCAGCAGGTTATCGAGTAAAGATTGTAACAGGCGATCGCGATTTGTTCCAACTCGTTGATCCAGAATCGGGAATTTCTGTTTTATATTTAGGTAATAGTTTCTGGCAGCGTAGCGTTAACGCGGGGCCAGTAGAAATGGGAGTTGAGGAAGTAAAACAGAAATTAGGCATTACACCAGCGCAAGTAGTAGATTATAAAGCTTTGTGCGGTGATCCTTCTGATAATATCCCTGGTGTTAAAGGAATTGGTGATAAAACAGCAGTAAAATTGCTGAATGAATACGGATCTCTTGAGCAAATTTACGCTAATTTAGAGCAAATCAAAGGCGCAGTTAAAACTAAGTTAGAAAATTCTAAAAAAGAAGCTTATGACTCTCAACATCTCGCACAAATAGTACTGGATTTACCTTTAGATGTCACCTTAGAAGACTGTCAACTGCGAGGTTTTGATAGATCTGCTCTTGAACCAATATTAGAAAAATTAGAATTTAAATTTTATTTAGGCAAAATCCCACAGTTACAACAAGCTTTTGGCGGTCAAGTATCTGAAGAACCTACTACAGAAAAAAATAATACTTCGTCAGATACAACATACTTAGAATACTTAGATGTAGGAGAAACAGCAGAGACAGATGATCTCTGGTTTTTCAGTGCAGAGGATACTAAGAATGATCAGCAAGAAAAAGCTTCCCCCATTCAACCGCAAATTATTGATACTGAAGAAAAACTTAATACTTTAGTTAAACGATTAAAAACTTATACTAGCGATGATACGCCTATAGCTTGGGATACGGAAACTACAGATTTAGATCCATTAATAGCAGAATTAGTCGGAATTGGCTGTTGTTGGGGATGTGTACCAACGGAGATGGCTTATATTCCGGTGGGACATAAAACTGGCAAAAATTTAGATAAAGCGACGGTTTTAGAGGCATTGCGTCCTATACTAGAGAGCGATCGCTATCCTAAAGCTTTACAAAACGCTAAATTTGATCGCTTAGTTTTGCGCGTTCAAGGTATTAAACTAGCTGGAGTTATCTTTGATACTATGCTGGCTAGTTATGTATTAAATCCAGAGAATAGCCATAGTTTATCTCAACTATCCCAGCGTTACTTAAAAATTACTCCTAAAACTTACTCAGATTTAGTACCCAAAGGTAAAAATATTGGTGATATAGATATTCCCAGTGTCGCTGACTACTGCGGAATGGATGTTTATACCACATTTGGGTTAGTTTCTAAACTTCGTACTGAATTAGAAGCAGTTCCCACGCTACATAAACTGCTAATAGAAGTGGAACAACCGCTAGAAGAAGTTTTAGCAGAAATGGAATATACAGGTATTAGAATTAATGCCCCATATTTAAATGAGCTATCAGAACAGCTAGAAAAAGAACTCACCAAAATTGAACAACAAGCTTATGAGATAGCAGGAGAAGAATTTAATTTTGGTTCTCCTAAACAGTTAAGCGTATTATTGTTTGAAAAACTCCAACTAGATTTTAAAAAATCTCGTAAAAATCAATCCGGCTACTCTACTGATGCTGCCACACTAGAGAAACTGCAAGGCGATCATCCCGTTGTTGATTTAATTTTACAATATCGTACTCTTGCTAAATTAAAATCTACTTATGTAGATGCCCTACCAGCCTTAATGGTTTCCAAAACTCAGAGAGTTCATACTGATTTTAATCAAACTGGCACAACAACTGGGCGCTTATCTTCTTCTAATCCCAACTTACAAAATATTCCAATTCGTACAGCTTTTAGTCGGCAAATTCGTAAGGGGTTTGTTCCAGAACCAGGTTGGTTGCTGGTGTCGGCTGACTACTCCCAAATTGAGTTAAGAATTCTTGCTCATCTTAGCAAAGAACCAGTTTTAGTAACAGCATATAAACAGAATGAAGATATTCATACTGTCACCGCTAGGCTACTTTTTGAAAAAGATACAATTACTTCAGAAGAACGTCGGTTAGGAAAGATAATCAATTTTGGCGTTATCTATGGGATGGGCGCACAAAGATTTGCGCGAGAAGCTGGAGTTAAAGCTTCAGAAGGTAAAGAATTTATTGAAAAATTTAACCAGCGTTATCCCGCAGTTTTTGATTATTTAGAAAGTATGAAACGAAATGCGATCGCGCATGGTTATGTTGAAACTATTTTACATCGTCGGCGCTACTTTAATTTTGAAGCAGGTAGCCTTCGCAAAAAGAAAGGCAGCAACCCTAATGATATTAATCTTAATGAGATTAAAAGTTTAGGGCAAGCTGACGCACAACTTTTACGCGCTGCTGCTAACGCCCCAATTCAAGGTTCTAGCGCAGATATTATTAAAATTGCAATGGCAAAACTGCATAAGGTATTGCAAAATTATCAAGCACGTTTATTGTTACAAGTGCATGATGAATTAGTCTTTGAAGTTCCACCAAAGGAAGTGGAAGAACTACAGCAAAAAATTCGCTCAACTATGGAAAATGCTGTGCAGTTAGAGGTTCCCCTTGTAGTTGATATTCGTTCTGGTCAAAATTGGATGGAAGCAAAGTAA
- a CDS encoding carbohydrate ABC transporter permease, with the protein MTFWRSSKTDLVDNQALSQLSLRAASRREGIAAWIFLAPALIFLGTFLLWPIAYLFYLSFTTGSFTLAGVHWVGGKNYLRLLLTPDFWQVITNTVYFTVATVIPSLVISLGLAVLLNRSFALRGLLRTAFFIPSITSLVAAGLGFRWLFQTEGFVNSLLNFFGIESISWLGSTVWAMPVLILLSIWKQLGFNMVVFLAGLQAIPVNRYEAAELDGANSWQQFWHITLPGLKPTLVFVTVTTAIFTLRSFEQVYVITGGGPLNSTNLLVYYIYDQAFAQFDFGYAAAAATVLLAVTLLLVYLQLQVWAKDN; encoded by the coding sequence ATGACTTTTTGGCGTTCTTCTAAAACTGACTTAGTAGATAATCAAGCATTATCGCAGCTTTCCCTCCGCGCCGCGTCTCGTAGAGAAGGAATTGCCGCGTGGATTTTTCTTGCCCCTGCACTGATTTTTTTGGGTACTTTCCTACTGTGGCCGATCGCTTACCTGTTTTATCTCAGCTTTACCACTGGTAGTTTTACCTTAGCAGGTGTCCACTGGGTAGGTGGGAAAAACTACTTGCGTTTACTTTTAACTCCTGACTTTTGGCAAGTTATAACTAATACTGTTTACTTCACCGTTGCCACAGTTATTCCCAGTTTAGTGATCTCTTTAGGACTAGCAGTATTACTAAATCGTTCTTTTGCTTTACGAGGACTGTTACGCACTGCCTTTTTTATTCCTTCTATTACTTCCCTTGTAGCTGCTGGTTTGGGGTTCCGTTGGTTGTTTCAAACTGAAGGTTTTGTTAATTCGCTGCTAAATTTTTTTGGAATTGAATCAATTTCTTGGTTAGGTAGCACGGTTTGGGCAATGCCAGTGCTAATTTTATTGAGCATTTGGAAGCAGTTAGGTTTTAATATGGTAGTTTTTTTAGCAGGTTTACAAGCAATTCCTGTTAATCGTTATGAAGCGGCTGAGTTAGATGGCGCTAATTCTTGGCAACAGTTTTGGCATATTACTCTGCCTGGACTAAAACCTACTTTGGTATTTGTTACTGTTACTACTGCTATTTTTACATTGCGAAGTTTTGAGCAGGTTTATGTAATTACGGGTGGCGGTCCGTTAAATTCTACTAATTTACTGGTTTACTATATTTACGATCAGGCTTTTGCACAATTCGATTTTGGCTACGCTGCTGCTGCTGCAACTGTTTTGTTAGCTGTAACACTATTGCTTGTATATTTACAGTTACAAGTTTGGGCAAAAGATAATTAA
- a CDS encoding LapA family protein, translating into MNTFTNLLTSLIVAGWVSAIAIISVQNYTPISIKFLTFQSIQIPIGIVLGFSAAAGVIGGAIAPIIFRGYNSQNQNEESSEDDDVDF; encoded by the coding sequence ATGAATACATTTACTAACTTACTTACTTCTTTAATTGTGGCTGGCTGGGTGAGTGCGATCGCAATTATTTCTGTGCAAAATTACACCCCAATATCAATCAAGTTTCTGACGTTCCAATCTATTCAAATCCCGATAGGAATTGTGCTAGGTTTTAGTGCGGCTGCGGGAGTAATTGGCGGTGCGATCGCGCCAATTATTTTTCGGGGATATAATTCCCAGAATCAAAATGAGGAATCTAGTGAGGATGATGATGTAGATTTTTGA
- the tsaB gene encoding tRNA (adenosine(37)-N6)-threonylcarbamoyltransferase complex dimerization subunit type 1 TsaB: protein MGNNLAANKYGLGIHTSSAELGLAISNFGGESRTQSWDLGRDLSNVFHQYLLDFISPQTWADLGFIAVAKGPGGFTGTRIGVVTARTLAQQLDIPLFTISTLAALAWEKKPVETILDSAIAIQMPAQRNQLFTGIYQVSADNLKLNELFPDTVISPEAWQQTLDNMKMSYQLIEIPSGIGLGESVASLLELAYIEWQQGNSPHWSEALPFYGQHPVDIK from the coding sequence ATGGGTAACAACCTTGCAGCAAATAAATATGGTTTAGGTATTCACACTAGCAGTGCTGAATTAGGTTTAGCAATTAGCAATTTTGGTGGTGAATCTCGTACTCAATCCTGGGATTTGGGAAGAGATTTATCTAATGTTTTTCACCAGTATTTACTTGATTTTATCTCACCTCAGACTTGGGCAGATTTAGGGTTTATTGCAGTAGCAAAAGGTCCTGGCGGATTTACAGGGACTCGTATTGGTGTAGTTACTGCCCGTACATTAGCACAACAGCTAGATATTCCTTTATTTACGATATCTACCTTAGCAGCTTTGGCATGGGAGAAAAAGCCAGTAGAAACAATTTTAGATAGTGCGATCGCCATCCAAATGCCTGCACAAAGAAATCAATTATTTACTGGTATTTATCAGGTATCAGCCGATAATTTAAAACTAAATGAGTTATTTCCAGATACAGTAATTTCTCCTGAAGCATGGCAACAAACTTTAGATAATATGAAAATGTCATATCAGCTTATTGAAATTCCATCGGGGATAGGATTAGGTGAATCAGTCGCCAGTTTGCTAGAACTTGCTTATATTGAATGGCAGCAAGGAAACTCCCCCCATTGGTCAGAAGCTTTGCCTTTCTACGGTCAGCATCCTGTAGATATTAAATAG